Proteins encoded by one window of Pseudorca crassidens isolate mPseCra1 chromosome 3, mPseCra1.hap1, whole genome shotgun sequence:
- the OSMR gene encoding oncostatin-M-specific receptor subunit beta isoform X3 encodes MRSMVDDARIPKPGFWSNWSSWEEADAQNLLGHDPLFVFPKDKLVEEGSNVTICYVSRIHQDNISCYLEGVQIYGEQLDRSVSAFELKNVSFIREKGTNVFCKVDQGGVLGGIVLFVSKVLEEPKDFSCETQDLKTLTCTWDPGSDTGLSKQPSQSYTLFESFSGKKTLCKHRNWCDWQVAQDSQETYNFTLLAENYFRKRSVSILFNLTQRVHPMTPYNLLPKNVGATNATMTWKVHSIGNNSTLLCQLELLAEGKVIQQSNVSIKVNGEYLLSELEPDTEYVARVRCAYTNHFWKWSELISQKFNTAEAAPSEAPDIWRNLKMVSGHPTVSLFWKPLSKVHANGKILFYNVIVENLDKPSRFEVLSIPAPASSTELTLDQCSYQIHVTAHNSVGPSPASVIVVSGDPGNEEVEKGRVNGTEDGFSVSWKPQSGDATGYVVEWCDGPQDLPCVLQWKNLGPNTTSTVISSGAFRPGVRYNFRIYGLSTKRMAHLLEKKAGYLEELAESLSIALIMVFQQRPGSRILEPKAPSDNPQVVMSKLTSHSFTLSWKDYSTESQPGFIQGYHVYLKPKAGEQCHPAFEKTVLPEDSVCCKYTIDNPGQKTFVVENLQPESVYEFFVTPYTSVGEGPLDAFTKVTTPDEYSHTLIHIILPMIFCVLIVMIICYLKSQWLKEKCYPDSPNPYKSSVLSLIKSKENPHLTIMYVNDCVPDAIEVINKPEGSKIQFLGTRKSLTETEFTKPAYLYLLPTEKNYSGPGPCMCFENFTYNQAASDFASCGHFPVTPQAPPHQLGPLTSPENLLKALGQNYMNSLGEIPAGEANLNYVSQLASPTSGDKDSLPTNPPEPALCSEYKMQMAIPLGLASAPPSENSSLSSTTLLGQGEHCP; translated from the exons CACAGAATTTGCTTGGACATGATCCATTGTTTGTCTTCCCTAAAGATAAGCTGGTGGAAGAAGGCTCCAACGTCACCATTTGTTACGTTTCTAGGATCCACCAGGACAACATATCCTGTTATTTGGAAGGTGTACAGATATATGGAGAACAGCTTGATCGAAGCGTGTCTGCGTTCGAGTTGAAGAACGTGTCTTTTATTAGGGAAAAAGGGACAAATGTCTTCTGTAAGGTGGACCAGGGAGGAGTTTTGGGAGGCATCGTTCTCTTTGTCTCAA AAGTGCTTGAAGAGCCCAAGGACTTTTCTTGTGAAACCCAGGACCTCAAGACTTTGACCTGTACTTGGGATCCCGGGAGCGACACTGGCTTGAGTAAACAGCCTTCCCAAAGCTATACTTTATTTGAATC attttccgGAAAAAAGACACTTTGTAAACACAGAAACTGGTGTGATTGGCAAGTCGCTCAGGACTCACAAGAAACTTATAACTTCACACTCCTGGCTGAAAACTACTTCAGAAAAAGAAGTGTCAGTATTCTTTTTAACCTGACCCAACGAG ttcatCCAATGACTCCCTATAACTTATTACCTAAAAATGTTGGTGCCACAAATGCCACCATGACCTGGAAGGTACACTCCATTGGAAACAATTCCACACTTTTGTGTCAGCTTGAACTCCTTGCTGAAGGAAAAGTGATACAA caaaGCAATGTTTCCATCAAGGTGAATGGTGAGTACCTCTTAAGTGAACTGGAGCCTGACACAGAATACGTGGCCCGAGTACGCTGTGCTTATACCAACCACTTCTGGAAATGGAGTGAATTGATCAGTCAAAAATTCAACACAGCTGAAGCTG CTCCCTCAGAGGCTCCCGATATCTGGAGAAACTTGAAGATGGTGTCGGGACATCCTACTGTGAGTTTATTCTGGAAG ccACTCTCAAAAGTGCATGCCAATGGGAAGATCCTGTTCTATAATGTAATTGTAGAAAACCTAGACAAGCCATCCAGGTTCGAGGTCCTCTCCATCCCTGCTCCCGCCAGCAGCACAGAACTAACCCTCGATCAGTGTTCTTACCAAATCCATGTCACAGCTCACAACAGTGTGGGCCCTTCTCCTGCTTCCGTAATTGTCGTTTCTGGAGACCCTGGAAACG AAGAGGTTGAAAAAGGAAGAGTTAACGGCACAGAGGATGGATTTTCTGTGTCTTGGAAACCCCAATCCGGAGATGCCACAGGCTATGTTGTGGAGTGGTGTGATGGTCCCCAGGACCTGCCCTGTGTTCTCCAGTGGAAAAACCTAGGCCCCAATACCACAAGCACAGTCATTAGCTCGG GTGCTTTTAGACCAGGGGTTCGATACAACTTCAGAATTTATGGACTTTCTACCAAAAGGATGGCTCATTTATTAGAGAAAAAAGCAGGATACTTGGAGGAACTGG CTGAATCTTTGTCCATCGCTCTGATAATGGTTTTTCAACAACGCCCCGGAAGTAGAATACTCGAGCCAAAAG CTCCTTCAGACAACCCTCAAGTGGTCATGAGTAAGTTGACCTCCCACTCCTTCACTCTGAGTTGGAAGGATTATTCCACTGAATCCCAGCCTGGCTTTATACAAGGATACCATGTCTACCTGAAACCCAAGGCGGGGGAGCAGTGCCACCCGGCATTTGAAAAGACAGTTCTtccag AGGATTCAGTATGTTGCAAATACACAATTGACAACCCGGGACAAAAGACATTCGTTGTGGAAAATCTACAGCCGGAATCCGTCTATGAGTTTTTCGTCACTCCTTAcacaagtgttggcgagggtcCCCTGGATGCCTTCACAAAGGTCACAACTCCGGATGAATACT cCCATACACTGATACACATCATCCTGCCCATGATTTTCTGCGTTTTGATCGTCATGATAATTTGCTACTTAAAAAGTCAGTG GCTGAAGGAGAAGTGTTATCCTGATAGTCCAAACCCTTACAAGAGCAGTGTCCTGTCATTAATAAAATCCAAG GAGAATCCTCATCTAACAATAATGTATGTCAACGACTGTGTTCCAGATGCTATTGAAGTTATAAACAAGCCCGAAGGGAGTAAGATACAGTTCTTAGGCACTAGGAAGTCACTCACAGAAACTGAATTTACTAAGCCTGCCTACCTTTACCTCCTTCCGACGGAGAAGAACTACTCTGGCCCTGGACCTTGCATGTGTTTTGAGAACTTCACCTATAATCAGGCAGCTTCTGACTTTGCTTCTTGTGGACATTTCCCAGTAACCCCTCAAGCCCCACCACATCAGCTGGGACCACTGACTTCACCTGAAAATTTACTAAAGGCACTGGGACAAAACTACATGAATTCCCTGGGAGAAATCCCAGCCGGAGAAGCTAATTTGAATTATGTGTCCCAGTTGGCTTCACCCACCTCTGGAGACAAGGACAGCCTGCCAACAAATCCACCAGAGCCAGCACTCTGTTCAGAGTATAAAATGCAAATGGCCATACCCCTGGGTCTTGCCTCTGCTCCCCCAAGTGAGAACAGCAGCCTCTCCTCCACTACCCTTTTAGGTCAAGGGGAACACTGCCCCTAA